A part of Corynebacterium mustelae genomic DNA contains:
- a CDS encoding transglycosylase SLT domain-containing protein → MAEYSAGSAKITISPNLAGFAKKAKAALEKMQLNVSADVEPDADGFRARLKEELGVVPDVEVGVDADTSVATAKIDAAAQSRTATINADADVAAAEQRLDRIARDRVSKIRPDVDRSGIRQATAAFREMGSSAATTAGSVARISGLGIGVGTIGVAAAGAIAPLAAMASAAASAAGTLLTLPAAAAAASAGIAAVAIGVSGIGGAFSAMGKSATGGAADTSKAVKSAASQVAAAERRVADSQKAAKKAQENLNEARREATRELKEMNQQLRDAALDEEEAVLAVARAKQQLQETNKDSKSSELDRAEADLAYRQAVARLESTREKNNQLARDVQAANDAGVEGAKRVVEAKERVEDAVQAEADAQRNLAEAMERLADAASTSASGGVDQFAEALSNLSPNARAFVLAIQALGDQWRDLRFAVQDNLFAGLDESVTHLANVQLPILKQGLAGIATEINGGWRAAMSALASESSQVGMEQILSNSAGLFRELNTAAVPFTQGMMDLAAAGSSYLPQLGEHLGSAGQRLGKFLSTAASDGTFDRWITNGVEALKGIGQTISDVSGIVSGVFSAAAAAGESSLSPLGTVLGHLNQFVNSVEGQTALQGFFSSMTEGLNALAPIMGTVLTTVGSTIMPALSEFIQAAAPGVGAFVDSLAQGFTALAPAMGPLGEAFGAIAQSLVPVVETLAPVIAQIAQGLAPAISGLAPAIGPAVLAFAGFAKVKGFISPLISLFGDAGGDEGSGGKGLGGVLKKVGGIVSKVSKVFGVLSKGLVFFTGPVGLVVAAVAALTAGLVYAYKNSETFRNAVNKVGNFLKTAFKAAIQIAISVIKSIIGKVIEAKNKFDHFKKAAEVMAHIVAQKIKDVWENIKSLPGKIGEVFRNAGTWLKDAGRNIINGLWSGIQEKWESVKSWFSNSMGSFLSSIGTGSANANGSVSFFASGGVRGREVHDPMIVPAGDVRIFGERETGGEAYIPLANDSRRPRAEGILGAVANHFGLAVVDQKTGAPFTPSYKKSLAPKSTTFFAEGGVTIHELDDFAKGLEGKPYVWGGVKWGDCSGAQSALARFSVGLDPWAGRFATGNQASALRSLGFTAGKGKPGDFNIAWFNGGPYGGHTSSTLPTGVNTEMGGARGNGQYGGRAAGWNHPQYNEFAHLPRAFFRQVEVPKIGELGSLGNLSDVADLDLSDVTTESAQPLKALRSSTKSDPDSYSTESESGPSSWSEIAGNFAKTFVEGQVKDLAGTFGIADEFPPLMKALTAYSKATSRAQESTGQLADKRLDEIASASNTIQKLAPGVPVATVTGAQVLAKKPVDTMPKRVPGEIGHVYDPKQGAEQWRGMAMEAMRRTGFDARNSAQVNAMIAQIKTESGGNPRIAQQIVDVNGTGEKAGVGLLQIIPGTFAAHRDPELPNDRKHPFANMVAALRYYRSRYGGDLTTHWGKGRGYANGGSVWGPGGPTDDLIPIMASNGEIVIREAAASVARPLLERVNSDPSYARYLQQETVGGRITDTSHSGKNIEVHYHIETNNLDDGLRRAEMHARREVIGMMGV, encoded by the coding sequence CCGCGACGATCAACGCTGATGCAGATGTCGCTGCCGCTGAACAACGGCTCGATCGTATCGCACGTGATCGTGTTTCGAAGATTCGTCCTGATGTCGATCGCAGTGGTATTCGTCAGGCTACGGCTGCGTTTCGGGAGATGGGGTCGTCTGCTGCAACTACTGCGGGTTCAGTAGCGCGCATTAGCGGCCTGGGTATCGGTGTTGGAACGATTGGTGTTGCTGCGGCTGGGGCGATTGCTCCGTTGGCTGCGATGGCATCTGCTGCCGCTTCCGCCGCGGGAACATTGCTAACGCTTCCAGCTGCCGCAGCAGCCGCTTCGGCAGGTATCGCAGCCGTAGCTATTGGTGTCTCTGGCATCGGCGGGGCGTTTAGCGCTATGGGGAAATCTGCGACTGGCGGGGCGGCAGACACGTCCAAGGCTGTGAAATCTGCGGCATCGCAGGTTGCTGCAGCTGAACGACGGGTAGCTGACAGTCAGAAAGCTGCGAAAAAAGCCCAGGAAAACCTCAATGAAGCTAGGCGTGAAGCCACTCGTGAGCTGAAGGAGATGAATCAGCAGCTGCGAGATGCTGCCCTTGATGAAGAAGAAGCAGTGCTTGCTGTCGCTAGGGCGAAGCAACAACTACAAGAAACCAATAAGGATTCTAAATCTTCGGAGTTGGATCGGGCAGAAGCTGATCTTGCATACCGTCAGGCTGTTGCTCGCCTGGAATCAACACGTGAGAAAAACAACCAACTTGCACGAGACGTACAGGCAGCCAACGACGCTGGGGTTGAAGGAGCTAAACGGGTCGTCGAAGCCAAAGAACGCGTCGAGGACGCGGTCCAAGCTGAGGCTGATGCTCAGAGGAACCTAGCGGAAGCAATGGAACGTTTAGCGGACGCTGCGTCCACGTCGGCTAGTGGTGGTGTTGATCAGTTCGCTGAAGCTTTAAGCAACCTCTCCCCGAATGCGAGAGCTTTTGTTCTTGCGATCCAAGCGCTTGGTGATCAGTGGCGGGATCTGCGGTTCGCGGTTCAAGACAATCTTTTTGCCGGATTAGATGAATCAGTCACGCATTTGGCGAATGTACAGCTGCCAATCCTCAAGCAAGGACTTGCTGGTATCGCGACAGAGATCAATGGCGGTTGGCGTGCAGCTATGTCCGCATTGGCGTCGGAATCTTCCCAGGTAGGTATGGAACAGATTCTGTCAAATTCCGCTGGGCTGTTTCGAGAGCTGAATACTGCAGCAGTGCCGTTTACGCAGGGGATGATGGATCTAGCTGCGGCGGGATCATCGTATCTGCCGCAGCTGGGAGAGCATCTGGGATCTGCAGGACAGAGGTTAGGCAAGTTTCTTAGCACCGCAGCATCAGACGGAACCTTTGACCGGTGGATCACGAATGGAGTCGAAGCGCTCAAGGGCATCGGGCAAACCATCAGTGACGTCAGCGGGATTGTCAGTGGTGTGTTCAGTGCTGCCGCTGCGGCGGGTGAATCTTCACTATCGCCGTTGGGGACTGTGCTGGGGCATTTAAACCAGTTCGTTAATAGCGTTGAGGGACAAACTGCACTGCAGGGTTTCTTCTCATCAATGACTGAGGGATTAAATGCGCTCGCCCCAATCATGGGGACGGTGCTGACGACAGTGGGTAGCACCATCATGCCTGCCTTGTCTGAGTTCATTCAGGCTGCCGCGCCGGGTGTTGGTGCGTTTGTTGATTCACTTGCGCAGGGGTTTACGGCGCTTGCCCCAGCAATGGGCCCATTGGGTGAGGCGTTTGGCGCGATTGCACAGTCGTTGGTTCCTGTTGTTGAGACGCTTGCGCCGGTGATCGCTCAGATAGCTCAGGGGCTTGCTCCGGCTATTTCGGGGCTTGCTCCGGCGATAGGTCCGGCGGTTTTGGCTTTCGCTGGTTTTGCCAAGGTCAAAGGCTTTATTTCCCCGTTGATTTCGTTGTTCGGTGATGCTGGTGGAGATGAAGGCAGTGGCGGTAAGGGACTTGGTGGTGTCCTGAAGAAGGTCGGCGGGATTGTTTCCAAAGTATCGAAGGTTTTCGGAGTGCTGTCTAAGGGGCTGGTGTTTTTCACCGGCCCTGTGGGGCTGGTGGTTGCAGCGGTAGCGGCGTTGACGGCTGGCCTGGTGTATGCGTATAAGAATTCTGAAACGTTCAGAAACGCAGTGAACAAGGTCGGAAATTTCTTAAAGACCGCTTTTAAAGCCGCGATACAGATTGCAATCAGCGTCATAAAATCGATTATCGGCAAGGTTATTGAGGCGAAAAACAAGTTCGATCACTTCAAAAAAGCCGCCGAGGTCATGGCGCATATCGTTGCCCAGAAGATCAAAGATGTCTGGGAAAACATCAAGTCTCTGCCAGGGAAGATTGGTGAGGTTTTCCGAAACGCGGGCACATGGCTAAAAGATGCTGGACGTAACATCATCAATGGGCTGTGGTCGGGAATCCAAGAGAAATGGGAATCAGTAAAAAGCTGGTTTTCTAACTCCATGGGATCGTTCCTCTCGTCGATCGGTACTGGATCAGCCAACGCCAATGGGTCGGTGAGTTTCTTCGCCTCTGGTGGCGTTCGGGGTCGCGAGGTTCATGATCCTATGATCGTGCCAGCGGGAGACGTTCGGATTTTCGGTGAACGTGAGACCGGCGGTGAGGCGTATATCCCCTTGGCTAATGACTCGCGTCGTCCTCGTGCTGAGGGGATCTTAGGGGCTGTGGCGAACCACTTCGGCCTAGCCGTTGTGGATCAGAAAACCGGAGCCCCGTTTACCCCAAGCTATAAGAAATCATTGGCTCCGAAATCGACCACGTTCTTTGCCGAGGGTGGCGTCACGATTCATGAGCTTGATGATTTCGCGAAGGGGCTTGAGGGCAAGCCCTATGTGTGGGGTGGTGTGAAGTGGGGCGATTGCTCGGGAGCGCAGTCTGCGTTAGCTAGGTTCTCTGTTGGCCTTGATCCATGGGCAGGCAGGTTTGCCACCGGAAATCAAGCATCTGCGTTGCGCAGCCTGGGCTTTACTGCGGGTAAGGGTAAGCCTGGTGATTTCAACATCGCGTGGTTTAATGGCGGACCTTATGGCGGACACACATCGTCAACGCTGCCTACCGGGGTGAACACCGAAATGGGCGGCGCCAGAGGCAACGGCCAATATGGCGGCCGGGCTGCTGGCTGGAACCACCCGCAATACAACGAATTCGCCCACCTACCGCGCGCGTTTTTCCGACAGGTGGAAGTACCAAAAATCGGTGAGTTGGGAAGTCTCGGGAACCTATCTGATGTCGCAGATTTGGATTTATCCGACGTTACAACTGAATCTGCGCAACCGCTAAAAGCTCTACGGTCGTCTACGAAGTCTGATCCTGATTCTTATTCAACAGAATCGGAATCGGGGCCTTCCTCATGGTCGGAGATCGCAGGAAACTTTGCAAAGACCTTCGTTGAGGGCCAAGTTAAAGACTTGGCCGGCACGTTTGGTATTGCCGATGAGTTCCCTCCGCTGATGAAAGCACTGACCGCATACAGCAAGGCAACCAGCCGAGCCCAGGAATCAACCGGGCAACTAGCCGATAAACGGCTAGACGAAATCGCGTCCGCATCGAATACCATCCAGAAACTCGCGCCGGGTGTGCCTGTGGCCACGGTAACTGGTGCGCAGGTGTTGGCTAAGAAGCCGGTGGATACTATGCCTAAACGTGTCCCGGGAGAGATCGGGCATGTGTATGACCCGAAGCAGGGCGCAGAACAGTGGCGGGGTATGGCCATGGAGGCGATGCGTCGGACGGGGTTTGATGCCCGTAATTCTGCTCAGGTGAATGCGATGATTGCCCAGATTAAAACTGAGTCTGGCGGTAATCCGCGCATTGCCCAGCAGATTGTGGATGTCAACGGAACCGGTGAAAAAGCTGGCGTGGGTTTGCTGCAAATCATTCCAGGAACTTTTGCGGCCCACCGTGATCCGGAGTTACCTAATGATCGCAAGCACCCGTTTGCGAACATGGTGGCTGCGCTGCGGTACTACCGTTCTCGGTATGGTGGCGACTTGACCACCCATTGGGGAAAGGGTCGTGGCTACGCCAACGGCGGATCAGTCTGGGGTCCTGGTGGGCCTACAGACGATCTGATTCCGATCATGGCATCAAATGGCGAGATCGTGATCCGGGAAGCTGCAGCATCTGTCGCACGGCCACTACTAGAGCGTGTGAATTCGGATCCGTCGTATGCGCGGTATCTGCAACAGGAAACCGTTGGTGGACGGATAACCGACACGTCCCATTCCGGGAAAAACATTGAAGTGCACTACCACATCGAAACGAACAACCTTGATGACGGGCTGCGTCGCGCGGAAATGCACGCACGTCGTGAGGTGATCGGAATGATGGGTGTCTAA
- a CDS encoding GH25 family lysozyme — MSTVMPVKRGFEVTSSFGPRWGTIHYGTDFGRPGGCGGEPVFAIRAGTVTNAGPASGFGRWVCVDHPAEVGGGLSVYGHVVPEVRVGQRVEAGQRIAHIDPNKATNGGVDPHLHLEFHRYVWSPPGPNRLDPMTILRGAPWPDGAPPTTEPKGGTIFGVDISEHQDGMPLTRAAEEGIQFAIVRTTDGTYKDRTYRSHVDDGRGAGLVLAAYHYLRNPSEGTTIRQQVDASLAVMGEHHRLPMWLDCETDAGLHPDHIREAKRLFEDAGIRVIGCYSYVPWWEGRIAGGEPDSHEFGAFWVAAYGRNPYGAPRVIYPGDNHAQWSYPLGNQLPIIWQFGSNASVAGRSVDINAFKGNVDQLRALFTGEKPREENIMLGITREILDIVKDIRAQLRGPELKGWLQLGQNAKGQFLTLVDAVSALRKDIAHLTDEVKNLKKEGK, encoded by the coding sequence GTGTCAACTGTTATGCCGGTAAAGCGTGGTTTTGAGGTTACGAGTAGCTTCGGCCCACGCTGGGGCACGATTCATTACGGTACTGATTTTGGTCGCCCAGGTGGTTGTGGTGGCGAACCTGTCTTTGCGATACGCGCAGGCACTGTGACGAATGCTGGTCCAGCATCCGGTTTTGGTCGATGGGTATGCGTCGATCATCCTGCTGAGGTGGGTGGGGGTCTAAGCGTCTATGGGCATGTTGTGCCTGAGGTGCGTGTAGGCCAGCGTGTTGAAGCGGGTCAGCGTATAGCGCACATCGATCCCAATAAGGCTACAAACGGTGGTGTGGATCCTCATCTACATCTGGAATTTCACCGCTATGTGTGGTCACCTCCGGGGCCAAACCGGCTGGATCCCATGACAATCCTGAGGGGTGCTCCTTGGCCAGATGGCGCTCCGCCTACGACTGAACCTAAGGGTGGAACGATTTTTGGCGTTGATATATCTGAACACCAGGATGGTATGCCGTTAACGCGGGCTGCTGAGGAAGGGATACAGTTTGCCATCGTCCGTACTACGGATGGGACATACAAAGATCGAACGTATCGCAGTCACGTTGATGATGGGCGAGGGGCTGGTTTGGTACTGGCGGCGTATCACTATCTGCGTAATCCCTCGGAGGGCACAACGATTCGTCAGCAGGTGGATGCGTCTCTTGCGGTTATGGGTGAGCATCACAGATTGCCGATGTGGCTGGATTGTGAGACTGATGCAGGACTCCATCCTGACCATATTCGCGAAGCTAAGCGGTTGTTTGAAGATGCTGGTATTCGCGTAATCGGTTGCTATTCATATGTCCCGTGGTGGGAAGGCCGGATTGCTGGAGGTGAGCCGGATTCACACGAGTTTGGGGCGTTTTGGGTTGCTGCATATGGGCGTAATCCGTATGGCGCACCACGTGTAATTTACCCCGGTGACAACCATGCACAGTGGTCGTACCCGTTGGGTAACCAATTGCCGATTATCTGGCAGTTTGGTTCAAATGCTTCGGTGGCAGGTCGAAGCGTAGATATCAATGCATTCAAAGGGAATGTTGATCAACTCCGGGCGTTGTTTACCGGAGAGAAACCACGAGAGGAAAACATAATGCTAGGTATTACTCGAGAGATTCTCGACATTGTAAAAGACATTCGCGCGCAGTTACGGGGCCCGGAGCTGAAGGGGTGGCTGCAGCTTGGACAGAACGCGAAGGGTCAGTTTCTTACCCTCGTTGATGCTGTATCAGCGCTGCGGAAAGACATTGCTCATCTGACAGATGAAGTTAAAAATCTAAAGAAGGAAGGGAAGTAA
- a CDS encoding phage tail domain-containing protein, translated as MMELTPANIQIIGVDGQKWNVSGELMGLEGVELDVSPEGLHSEAPFKTIWQQSAYQEGATYLGNTIEPLDLVMGFNIYGDEGRSWEYVEERFFNSFSPEEPATIVYTSASGRRTLDVTLLEKTKTAVKNDPRLMEYSKMVLTLRAAFPFWKGETRTNTVMFPSGSGTNTVTVHNPTDRPLYLQWACTAPGRWTLPDYSFKRDAQSERKITTPTLTEGQDLTIDTYPRTETYTAADGSNIAGRFFGVDFLHPVPPRTPPTELPVSVENGGANAEVMVRMVEYWKRPHGG; from the coding sequence ATGATGGAACTAACTCCCGCAAATATCCAAATAATCGGCGTCGATGGCCAAAAATGGAATGTCTCTGGCGAGCTGATGGGGCTGGAAGGAGTGGAACTGGACGTCTCTCCGGAGGGGCTACACAGCGAAGCTCCGTTCAAAACCATCTGGCAGCAAAGCGCATACCAAGAGGGCGCAACCTACCTGGGAAACACCATCGAACCGTTAGACCTGGTAATGGGATTCAACATCTACGGAGACGAGGGGCGCAGCTGGGAATATGTTGAGGAACGATTTTTTAACAGCTTTTCCCCAGAGGAACCAGCAACGATCGTCTACACAAGCGCATCTGGGCGCCGGACTCTCGACGTTACCCTTCTGGAGAAAACAAAAACCGCCGTTAAAAATGACCCACGCCTGATGGAATACTCCAAAATGGTGCTTACCCTTCGGGCAGCCTTCCCCTTCTGGAAAGGAGAAACCCGGACAAATACTGTGATGTTTCCATCGGGATCGGGCACCAATACCGTCACAGTACACAACCCAACTGACCGCCCACTATATCTGCAGTGGGCTTGTACCGCGCCGGGGCGATGGACACTCCCAGACTATTCCTTTAAACGGGATGCACAATCAGAAAGAAAGATCACGACCCCTACTCTCACCGAGGGGCAAGATCTGACAATTGACACATATCCACGCACTGAGACCTACACCGCAGCAGATGGGTCGAATATCGCAGGCCGATTCTTCGGCGTGGATTTTCTCCACCCTGTACCTCCGCGTACCCCACCAACAGAGCTACCTGTGTCAGTGGAAAACGGAGGGGCCAATGCGGAGGTAATGGTGCGAATGGTCGAATACTGGAAACGCCCACACGGAGGTTAA
- a CDS encoding GNAT family N-acetyltransferase, with translation MGLTIRPNHLPTQAEAVALYDSVGWTAYTKDPAQLMRALAGSRFVVCAYQDDELVGLARIVGDGEVIAYLQDILVKPTAQRHGVGTQLFQHAFAPFMHCRQHVLLTDDHPYQRAFYEAMGFTESRDFTGFETRAFIRFNG, from the coding sequence ATGGGACTTACAATCCGCCCCAACCATCTCCCAACCCAAGCTGAGGCGGTTGCGCTGTACGACTCGGTGGGCTGGACGGCCTACACCAAAGACCCCGCGCAACTCATGCGGGCGCTGGCCGGTTCCCGCTTCGTCGTATGCGCATACCAAGACGACGAACTTGTCGGCCTAGCCCGCATCGTCGGCGATGGCGAAGTGATCGCATACCTCCAAGACATACTGGTCAAGCCCACCGCGCAACGCCACGGTGTCGGCACACAACTTTTTCAACACGCCTTCGCGCCGTTTATGCACTGTCGCCAACACGTTTTGCTTACCGACGACCACCCCTACCAGCGCGCATTCTACGAGGCTATGGGGTTCACTGAATCCCGGGATTTCACCGGTTTCGAGACGCGGGCGTTCATTCGGTTCAACGGGTAG
- a CDS encoding phage gene 29 protein family protein, which produces MGNIPLQQDCDMNDPDEHALWALVGLAGPTAHAPLVLPPQVLRKWSRRMWECGFRHNPELQEIKYVPPPLDTNWVLGAAGQWVGIDTPLPAEITAPDTSHLTDEEKRVLLARLVNELNPNDLVDGDRAEVHE; this is translated from the coding sequence ATGGGAAACATTCCATTGCAGCAAGACTGCGATATGAATGATCCTGATGAGCATGCGTTGTGGGCGTTAGTTGGTCTTGCAGGCCCTACTGCGCATGCGCCGTTGGTGCTCCCGCCACAGGTATTACGGAAATGGAGTAGGCGTATGTGGGAGTGTGGATTCAGGCATAATCCGGAGTTGCAGGAAATTAAGTATGTTCCTCCGCCTCTGGATACCAACTGGGTGTTGGGTGCTGCTGGTCAATGGGTGGGGATTGATACTCCTTTACCAGCTGAGATTACGGCGCCAGATACAAGTCATCTAACTGATGAGGAAAAACGAGTGCTGCTAGCTCGGTTGGTTAACGAGTTGAATCCAAATGATCTGGTTGATGGTGATCGGGCGGAGGTGCATGAATGA
- a CDS encoding Gp37-like protein — protein MTTRTQEIWEQGQRQRDERKRQRLTPGLIRIWDGDWNYRATITDAIESSFQWKLNDTGHGIVTLPIDNPTGKWIMDYRNRQKKNIHITMDKDGARWSGRLKTAKITKTPAGQRYYELEVLHDYEELKHVYIWPNPFLPDVLQFPRAYVLMGPTIWVLKTALMMNLWRLTGTAWKFPDDPMEARQWIKAFQPQQWSMLVKPDKVFGDDTSPWTVISARMKTFHELAAPKLADAHLMVTCTRYLEGDPDPWEGHKCRHGALIFDIVDKSGWWTPTGTATSGNIFHGLVRTIQEVVGKVDTTHAITAAPGEVAEYTKPNFLSTVVGAPYVVYREGKITGIESSSFSWAPATTVQAICGGHSAYGVNEAISAAVQFAGNALGTMVLLPTAGTIADTLLQPIYADTIAAWNTWKSQQRARELGWSHYYETFSEGADKAYTFSSITALRKAFWDTREKVSHRLVIADGAPWFVGENGKGHFFLGDRIGATIVGLPEDQIVVEQVSELKYVTSRDSRGWEIICGDKESQESPLENTIRRVRNAMGAIHDLGVV, from the coding sequence ATGACAACTCGCACTCAAGAAATCTGGGAACAAGGGCAACGCCAGCGAGACGAACGAAAACGCCAGCGCCTAACCCCCGGACTGATCCGTATATGGGATGGTGACTGGAATTATCGTGCGACGATCACCGATGCAATCGAGTCGTCATTCCAGTGGAAACTCAACGACACCGGACACGGCATAGTTACCCTGCCCATAGATAACCCCACTGGCAAGTGGATCATGGACTACCGCAACCGCCAAAAGAAAAACATCCATATCACCATGGACAAAGACGGCGCCAGGTGGTCCGGCAGACTCAAAACAGCGAAGATCACAAAGACCCCCGCAGGGCAACGGTATTACGAGCTGGAGGTTCTCCATGACTACGAGGAACTAAAGCACGTCTACATCTGGCCGAACCCGTTCCTCCCCGACGTACTACAGTTTCCCCGCGCCTATGTCCTCATGGGTCCAACGATATGGGTACTCAAAACCGCGCTCATGATGAACCTGTGGCGTCTAACCGGAACGGCATGGAAATTCCCAGACGACCCTATGGAGGCACGGCAATGGATAAAAGCATTCCAGCCGCAACAATGGTCGATGCTCGTCAAACCCGATAAGGTTTTCGGCGATGACACCAGCCCATGGACAGTCATCAGCGCCAGGATGAAGACGTTCCATGAGCTGGCCGCCCCAAAACTAGCTGATGCCCATCTCATGGTCACATGCACCAGATACCTAGAAGGCGATCCTGACCCCTGGGAAGGCCACAAATGCAGACATGGAGCACTAATCTTCGACATCGTCGATAAATCCGGCTGGTGGACACCCACCGGAACGGCAACAAGTGGAAACATTTTTCACGGGCTCGTGCGCACAATCCAAGAAGTCGTCGGCAAGGTCGATACGACTCACGCGATCACCGCCGCGCCGGGTGAGGTTGCGGAGTATACGAAACCTAATTTTCTATCGACAGTGGTGGGTGCACCATATGTGGTGTATCGCGAAGGCAAGATTACAGGTATTGAGTCCAGTAGCTTTTCGTGGGCTCCAGCGACTACGGTGCAGGCAATCTGTGGCGGGCATTCTGCGTATGGGGTGAATGAGGCGATATCGGCTGCAGTCCAGTTTGCTGGAAATGCGTTGGGAACGATGGTTCTTTTACCCACTGCGGGCACAATTGCTGATACGCTTTTGCAGCCGATTTATGCAGATACTATCGCGGCGTGGAACACGTGGAAGTCTCAGCAACGTGCACGGGAGTTGGGATGGTCTCATTATTATGAGACTTTTTCGGAAGGTGCGGATAAGGCATATACGTTCTCATCAATCACCGCGTTACGGAAAGCTTTTTGGGATACTCGCGAAAAAGTCTCACATCGGCTAGTCATCGCCGATGGCGCTCCGTGGTTCGTGGGCGAAAACGGTAAGGGGCACTTCTTTTTAGGAGACCGGATTGGGGCTACGATCGTCGGGTTGCCCGAGGACCAGATCGTGGTGGAGCAGGTATCCGAGCTGAAGTATGTAACCTCGCGTGATAGCCGCGGGTGGGAAATCATCTGTGGTGATAAAGAAAGTCAAGAGTCGCCGCTGGAAAACACTATTAGACGCGTTCGTAATGCGATGGGCGCTATTCATGATTTGGGGGTTGTGTAA
- a CDS encoding AAA family ATPase, with product MLEAMQLSPYTPGVIARHLFGRSSYVAEFELKLQQMRMASRLEGRIVAYVGHRGVGKTSLLRHMQQKAQDLGFVSVWITAGDGALADEVLSGIVANVHNWQQRSIDAFAAMLRSLELSVHGVHVKVPEVIRQEGEQVGRVLQAALIKAGKLAIQEKRSGIVLFIDELQSADLAGIRGLAYTWQHLQAEAPELPMMVVGAGLGHTPDVVTDAVSFGERFQYERLTDLTRADSLQALVQPAREMNVEWDPLALGLALEMANGYPYFLQLIGDYTWKEARFPDQGATLHLEHTERAQQPFREELAQFFRVRWSKVTEAEGQLLTALAELGGDNVPRAALAEKMGVDTATLSMARKSLIDKGIIDSPRYGRLSFTAPGFAEYVRQEQGVEAKK from the coding sequence ATGCTAGAGGCCATGCAATTGAGTCCATACACTCCTGGTGTAATCGCGCGGCATTTATTCGGTCGAAGCAGCTACGTTGCCGAATTTGAGTTGAAGCTTCAGCAAATGCGAATGGCTTCCCGTTTAGAAGGTCGCATTGTTGCTTATGTGGGGCATCGAGGGGTGGGGAAAACATCGTTACTTCGCCATATGCAACAGAAAGCCCAAGATCTTGGCTTCGTGTCGGTGTGGATCACAGCAGGTGATGGAGCACTAGCCGATGAGGTTCTTAGCGGAATAGTTGCGAATGTTCACAACTGGCAGCAGCGATCAATCGATGCGTTTGCTGCGATGCTACGAAGTCTCGAACTGAGTGTGCATGGTGTGCATGTTAAGGTTCCAGAGGTTATCAGGCAGGAAGGTGAGCAGGTAGGGCGGGTGCTCCAAGCTGCGTTGATTAAGGCAGGAAAACTTGCAATCCAGGAGAAACGGTCGGGCATAGTTCTGTTTATCGATGAATTGCAGTCAGCGGATTTGGCGGGGATTCGTGGGCTAGCCTATACGTGGCAACATTTGCAAGCGGAAGCGCCAGAGCTGCCAATGATGGTGGTGGGGGCCGGTTTGGGACACACACCAGACGTGGTCACAGATGCGGTGAGTTTCGGTGAACGGTTCCAGTACGAGCGGTTAACAGACTTGACCAGAGCGGATTCGCTGCAAGCTCTTGTTCAGCCAGCGCGTGAGATGAACGTAGAGTGGGACCCACTAGCCCTTGGACTTGCGCTTGAAATGGCCAATGGTTATCCGTATTTTCTCCAGTTGATTGGTGACTATACGTGGAAAGAAGCGCGGTTTCCAGATCAAGGTGCAACACTTCACCTGGAACATACAGAGCGTGCTCAACAACCGTTCCGGGAGGAGCTCGCGCAGTTCTTTCGAGTTCGCTGGTCAAAGGTCACCGAAGCGGAAGGCCAGTTGCTTACCGCATTGGCTGAACTTGGTGGTGACAACGTGCCCCGAGCAGCGTTAGCGGAGAAAATGGGTGTGGACACGGCCACGCTAAGCATGGCGCGTAAATCGTTGATTGATAAAGGGATTATTGATTCACCTCGCTACGGACGGCTCAGTTTCACCGCGCCGGGCTTCGCAGAATATGTGAGACAAGAGCAGGGCGTTGAAGCTAAGAAGTGA